A stretch of Bradyrhizobium sp. AZCC 2262 DNA encodes these proteins:
- a CDS encoding SDR family NAD(P)-dependent oxidoreductase has translation MSRYGKVHILVNNAGVAGGRGYGHWTDAGWNWVLDVNLMSVIWGIEIFGPLIEAHGEGGQVVSTASVFGLIAGGSPQYDVTKYGVVALSEGLRPVLAPRKIGVSVLCPGVVRTHIFNFRRNVPQRIVEKIGSPPTEGPIADIIKALQERINKFGIDPLYVGELVREAIENDWPYIFTDTEHEATIDRRFAAIKQGFDRIRGRTPRR, from the coding sequence GTGTCGCGCTACGGAAAAGTCCATATTCTAGTCAACAATGCGGGGGTCGCCGGCGGCCGGGGTTATGGTCATTGGACAGATGCGGGTTGGAATTGGGTTCTCGACGTCAATCTGATGTCGGTGATTTGGGGCATCGAGATTTTCGGTCCGCTGATCGAGGCGCACGGCGAAGGAGGGCAAGTTGTTTCCACGGCGTCCGTCTTCGGGCTGATCGCTGGAGGAAGTCCGCAGTATGATGTGACCAAATATGGAGTGGTGGCTCTGTCCGAAGGACTGCGGCCGGTGCTCGCGCCGCGGAAAATCGGGGTATCCGTCCTGTGTCCGGGCGTTGTCCGCACTCATATCTTTAATTTTCGTCGCAACGTGCCGCAGCGGATCGTCGAGAAGATCGGCAGTCCGCCGACGGAAGGACCGATCGCCGATATTATCAAGGCACTCCAGGAGCGGATCAACAAATTTGGCATCGATCCGCTCTATGTCGGCGAACTGGTTCGCGAGGCAATCGAAAATGACTGGCCCTACATCTTCACCGACACCGAGCACGAAGCCACGATCGACAGGCGCTTCGCCGCGATCAAGCAGGGCTTCGACCGCATCCGCGGAAGGACGCCGAGGCGTTAG
- a CDS encoding Crp/Fnr family transcriptional regulator: MGSNSAASILDRILDTAADNLRIEKILVQMGLDPNNITYDALFNRLLEIVLANITLANMFAVVGAIFLVATLLMQTIVPLRVANMVGCMFFVAYGALSGNFGAFILYLLLLPVNAIRLRQMLNLIKRARIATEGDTSLEPLKPFMTERRYRRGDKLFKKNDAASEMFLTVTGTFLVKEIGVELPPGRLMGELGFLTPNQRRTATVECIEDGQVMTITYEKLLEIYFQNPQFGYYVLVLTSQRLLENISRLEGIIAQEKTARQTLATDDIA, from the coding sequence ATGGGGTCCAACAGTGCAGCTTCGATACTAGACCGCATTCTTGATACGGCGGCGGACAATCTCAGGATCGAAAAGATTCTGGTTCAGATGGGTCTCGATCCGAACAACATCACCTACGACGCACTATTCAACCGGCTGCTGGAAATTGTGCTGGCCAACATCACGCTTGCCAATATGTTTGCCGTGGTTGGGGCCATCTTTCTTGTCGCTACCTTGCTGATGCAGACAATCGTGCCACTGCGCGTCGCGAACATGGTCGGCTGCATGTTCTTCGTCGCCTATGGCGCGCTCTCGGGAAATTTCGGGGCTTTCATCCTCTATCTGCTCTTGCTGCCGGTCAATGCAATCCGCCTCCGTCAAATGCTCAATCTGATCAAAAGGGCACGTATTGCGACGGAGGGAGATACCTCATTGGAACCGCTCAAACCGTTCATGACTGAGCGCAGATATCGCCGGGGAGACAAATTGTTCAAGAAGAATGATGCAGCTTCCGAAATGTTTCTAACGGTCACAGGAACGTTTTTGGTCAAGGAAATCGGCGTCGAGCTTCCGCCGGGACGTCTCATGGGCGAACTCGGTTTCCTTACTCCCAATCAGCGGAGAACCGCTACCGTCGAATGCATCGAAGACGGGCAAGTGATGACTATTACTTATGAAAAGCTGCTCGAGATTTATTTTCAGAATCCACAATTCGGCTATTACGTTCTTGTGCTAACCAGCCAGCGCTTGCTCGAGAACATATCGCGGCTGGAAGGAATCATCGCACAAGAAAAGACCGCGCGGCAGACTCTAGCCACGGATGACATAGCTTAA
- a CDS encoding SDR family NAD(P)-dependent oxidoreductase, with protein sequence MQDLTGRTAFITGAASGIGLGIATALSQAGVKVMLCDIEEEALATAVAKLKLTNADVDGVRADVSLKADLHAARRMPPCRATEKSIF encoded by the coding sequence ATGCAAGACCTTACCGGACGGACAGCCTTCATCACCGGAGCAGCATCAGGCATCGGGTTAGGGATCGCCACGGCGCTGTCGCAGGCGGGAGTGAAGGTCATGTTATGCGACATCGAGGAAGAGGCGTTAGCAACGGCGGTAGCGAAATTGAAACTTACCAACGCCGACGTTGACGGCGTGAGAGCGGATGTATCGCTTAAAGCAGACCTCCACGCCGCGCGGCGGATGCCACCGTGTCGCGCTACGGAAAAGTCCATATTCTAG